The Chloroflexus aggregans DSM 9485 genome segment ATAGCGCACCGAACCACTCCTCGCTAAACGTTCGAGCATCGGTTCATCGCGCTCGCCGTACAACACCTTAATTTGGCGCGCAGTCGATACCGGTACACCACCGGGACCAATCGCATCTACCAACAAACTGGTGCCACTCGCGACAATCAGGTTAGCCTGTACGCGCACAACCATACCCTCATAACGGTTATCACGTAACAGTGCTGCCAAATCGACCGTCTCCGGTTCAAAGGCTTGCAAACGTGGTGATTCCAACGCATACGACCACGCTCCGCCCGGCCCGTACAAACCGGCAGAAAGCCACCTTCCTTGTGCAATTACGAAGCCGTACTGAACACCACCGACGGTATGTAGCACCACTCCGTCCGGCGGATCGACAGCACCGAGCCACACCTGTTGAGGAGACGTATCGAGTGGCAGCGGACGATCCCCGCTCACGGTCAAGCTGTTGACTAAGCGCGATCCTTGCTCATCGCGATACAAGATGGCGATGACCTGTTGCGCGCCATGCGTCGCCGGTTCGGTGATGTCAACCGGTAATGGCAACCGTTGCCTCGCCGTGCATCCGCTGCATACCCAGATGAGACCGATAACAAAGAAAACGAACAAATGTTTGTACATACGCTCTTTATTGTACCACATGCAGGTGTTACGACCTTCAAATACGCTCATGACAGCCGTCAGACAGGCCAATGATAGGTTTTGACAGTTGTTTTAAGCCTACTTTACGGCAAGCCGTGGTATTGTAGAAAGCGATGGGCTACCACGTGCTAGCCCACGTTCATAGCATCCTACCGAGTGATCACGACAGCAGAAGATGAATACAGTATCAGATGAAGGGAGGAGTCCTCGTATGGGGACCAAGAATTCTCGTCTACAAGGCTTTTACCAACTGAATCCGTTCGAGCGATTGCAGATGGTTAAATCATTTGATGGGTTAGTTGACGAAGACCTACGGGCGCTCCACGGTGGTCAGGGTGGCGCGCTGACCCTCGAGCGCGCCGACAAAATGATCGAAAACGTTGTTGGTACGTATAATCTACCCCTTGGCATTGCAACCAACTTCCGTATTAACGGACGCGACTATTTGATACCGATGGTAGTAGAAGAGCCATCGATTGTCGCCGGCGCGAGCTATGCCGCCCGTATGGTGCGTGACGGTGGTGGGTTCGAGACCAGCAGCACCGAACCGTTAATGATCGGGCAGGTACAATTGGTCAATATTGCCAACCCCGATCAGGCCCGTGAAGCCATCCTTGCCCGCAAGGACGAGATTTTGGCGCTGGCCAACGCACAGAGCCGATCGCTGGTTGCACTTGGTGGCGGTGCGCGCGATGTTGAAGTGCGCTTCTTCCCCACCAGCCCGATGGGGCCGATGTTGGTCGTCCACCTTATCGTTGATTGCCGTGACGCAATGGGCGCCAATGCAGTTAACACAATGGCCGAGGCAGTAGCACCGCTATTAGCCGACATAACCGGTGGTAAGGTTTATCTGCGCATCCTCTCGAATCTGACCGATCGGCGGCTAGCCCGTGCCCGCTGCGTCGTACCGGCAGCCTCCTTGGCCCGTGATGGTCTCAGCGGCGAGGAGGTGGTCGAGGGTATTCTCTGGGCTTACGCCTTTGCTGCGGTTGACCCGTACCGGGCCGCAACCCACAACAAAGGCATTATGAACGGTATCGATCCAATACTGGTTGCCACCGGCAACGACTGGCGTGCAGTGGAAGCCGGTGCGCACGCCTACGCCAGCCGTAACGGTCGTTACACCTCGCTCTCGCACTGGGAGCGCGATGAGAATGGGAATCTGGTCGGCACCCTCGAAATGCCACTCTCGGTTGGTATCGTCGGTGGGGCGACCAAGGTGCATCCCACGGCCCAAGCTGCGTTGAAGTTGCTAGGAGTGCGCAGCGCCAACGAGCTGGCTGAAGTGTGTGTTGCTGCCGGCTTAGCCAACAACCTCGCGGCAATGCGGGCATTAGCTTGCGAGGGCATCCAGCAGGGCCATATGAGCTTGCATGCGCGCCAAATTGCACTGGCAGCCGGCGCAACCGGTACACTGGTCGACGAAGTCGCCCGCCGGATGGTCGCCGAGCGCAATATCAAGCCGGCACGCGCCGAAGAGATTATTGCCGAACTCGAAAGACGACAACACGCCGGCAATCCCTCCCACAACTGATCGTGTCGCCTCTGGCGGCCTGTTCGTTGCTGAAGCAGGCCGCCGTTCACTGTCACCGTTGACAGACTAGTGTGCAATATCGATTGCCGCACAAGGGTGATGTTTGTTTGCTCAACCAAGCCACTCCTGCGGTATCGCTCGTGAACCACTCGCTACCGTGTGGCGGGGATAGGTGTTGCTTTCTTGCGCTCCTGTAGCGCCCAATTCCAATTTCGGGAGCACTGGTTATGATGAAACCGAACCAACCTGTCGGCATTATCGGCTATGGCGTGTACATCCCACGTTACCGGATCGCAGCGCGCGAAATTGCTCGGATCTGGACAGACGGTCAGAATGGCGTCCCCGTGGAGGCAAAGAGCGTTCCCGGCCCCGATGAAGACACGATTACGATGGCAATTGAAGCGGCGCGTAATGCGCTGGTGCGTGCCGACATTCCGGCTAGCGCACTCGGTGCGGTCTGGATCGGGAGCGAAAGCCATCCCTACAGCGTGAAACCATCGGGGACGGTAGTAGCCGACGCACTCGGCGCCGGGCCATGGGTGAGTGCCGCCGACTGGGAATTCGCATGTAAGGCCGGCTCCGAAGCGCTGACCGCGGCGATGGCACTGGTCGGCAGTGGGATGCAGCGCTACGCCTTGGCGATCGGCGCCGACACTGCCCAGGGGCGTCCCGGTGATGCGCTGGAATACACTGCTTCCGCCGGCGCAGCAGCGTTGATCGTTGGTCCTGCCACCGAAGCGTTGGCGACCATCGATGCAACCGTCTCGTATGTCACCGATACCCCTGACTTCTACCGCCGCGCCGACCGACCGTATCCGGTACACGGCAACCGCTTCACCGGCGAGCCGGCGTACTTCCACCAGATTCAATCGGCAGCCTCTGAATTATTACGTCAACTCAACCGTACTGCTGCCGACTTTACCTATGCCGTCTTCCATCAACCTAATGCGAAATTTCCCCAGACGGTTGCCAAACGACTCGGCTTCACCGATGCCCAAATCGCGCCGGGATTGCTCAGTCCACAGATCGGTAATACCTATTCGGGCGCCGCACTGCTAGGCCTGTGTGCCATTCTCGATGTCGCCAAACCGGGCGATACCATCTTCGTAACGAGCTACGGTAGTGGGGCCGGTTCCGACGCTTATGCCCTCACCGTCACCGAAGCGATTGTGGAGCGACGCGAGCGAGCGCCATTGACGGCAGCGTACCTCGCCCGCAAGGTGATGATCGATTACGCAATGTATGCGAAATGGCGCGGTAAGTTGGTGATGGGCTAGGGAACGTTCGCGGTGGTTGATACGTAAATGCAACATCACGTATTGCGCTGGCAATACCATCCATCCGATAACGTTGTGGTGCGAGAAAAACAACCATCCATCGAGGAGTCGTTATGACGAACGTCTATATTGCAGGTATGGGAGCGACTGCGGTTGGCGAGCACTACCGGCGCAGCCTCGCCGATCTCGTCAGTGAAGCAGCTCGTGCCGCGCTATCCAGCACACCGGGAATCGCTCCGCATCAGATCGGCGCACTCTATGTCGGTAGTGCCTACAGCGAAGAGCTGTATGGGCAAAGCCAACTCGGCGCATATCTCGCCGGTGTACTGGGCCTCTCCACCTCCATCCCCACACTCCGCGTCGAAGCCGCCGGCGCGAGTGGCGGATTAGCCCTCTACCAGGCAGTC includes the following:
- a CDS encoding hydroxymethylglutaryl-CoA synthase; the protein is MMKPNQPVGIIGYGVYIPRYRIAAREIARIWTDGQNGVPVEAKSVPGPDEDTITMAIEAARNALVRADIPASALGAVWIGSESHPYSVKPSGTVVADALGAGPWVSAADWEFACKAGSEALTAAMALVGSGMQRYALAIGADTAQGRPGDALEYTASAGAAALIVGPATEALATIDATVSYVTDTPDFYRRADRPYPVHGNRFTGEPAYFHQIQSAASELLRQLNRTAADFTYAVFHQPNAKFPQTVAKRLGFTDAQIAPGLLSPQIGNTYSGAALLGLCAILDVAKPGDTIFVTSYGSGAGSDAYALTVTEAIVERRERAPLTAAYLARKVMIDYAMYAKWRGKLVMG
- a CDS encoding hydroxymethylglutaryl-CoA reductase, degradative, whose product is MGTKNSRLQGFYQLNPFERLQMVKSFDGLVDEDLRALHGGQGGALTLERADKMIENVVGTYNLPLGIATNFRINGRDYLIPMVVEEPSIVAGASYAARMVRDGGGFETSSTEPLMIGQVQLVNIANPDQAREAILARKDEILALANAQSRSLVALGGGARDVEVRFFPTSPMGPMLVVHLIVDCRDAMGANAVNTMAEAVAPLLADITGGKVYLRILSNLTDRRLARARCVVPAASLARDGLSGEEVVEGILWAYAFAAVDPYRAATHNKGIMNGIDPILVATGNDWRAVEAGAHAYASRNGRYTSLSHWERDENGNLVGTLEMPLSVGIVGGATKVHPTAQAALKLLGVRSANELAEVCVAAGLANNLAAMRALACEGIQQGHMSLHARQIALAAGATGTLVDEVARRMVAERNIKPARAEEIIAELERRQHAGNPSHN